CGGCCAAGGACATCTTCGCGAAGTACCTCCGCTCCTCGCTGCCCCTGCACGAGGACGACCTGTCCGAACACAAGGGCTCGCCGGAGTCCACGGTGGAGGGCATGATCCAGTCGGTCGTCGAGCGGATGTACACCGAATCCGAGGAGAACCGCTTCCTCGAGGTCACGTACGCCAACGGCGACAAGGAAGTCCTGTACTTCAAGGACTTCAACTCCGGCGCGATGATCCAGAACATCGTCGACCGGGCCAAGAAGATGGCGATCAAGGACTTCCTCGACGAGAACCAGCGAGGACTCCGCGTCGCCCACCTGCTGCAGGCCTGCGTCGACGAGTTCAAGGAGAACGAGGACCTGCCCAACACCACCAACCCCGACGACTGGGCCCGTATCTCCGGCAAGAAGGGCGAGCGGATCGTATTCATCCGCACCCTCGTCACCGGAAAGCAGGGCGCGGACACCGGACGGTCCATCGACACGGTGGCCAACACCGGGCAGTACCTGTAAGGCACAGACCGGCTGCGGATGTCCGGACGGGCATCCGCAGCCGGTTGCTTTCCCCGTACCTTTCACCACACCAGGGCAATGACGGAAACGATCTCCCCACCAGTGCAAAGGCGTTCTAGGCTCTTCGGTACCGCCGCGTCGCGCAGTGCGGGGACAGGCACCGCACACGCACCGGAGAGACAGCGGTACTTGAGCGCCGTTCCCGAACGGGAGCGCCGCCGGGCAAGGAGGGCCGCATGACCGTACGGCGAGTAATGGGCATCGAGACGGAGTACGGCATCTCCGTCCCCGGCCAACCGAACGCCAATGCCATGCTCACCTCGTCCCAGATCGTCAATGCCTACGCGGCGGCGATGCACAGGGCGCGCCGCGCCCGCTGGGACTTCGAGGAGGAGAACCCGCTGCGGGACGCACGAGGCTTCGACCTCGCCCGCGAGGCCGCCGAGTCCAGCCAGCTCACCGACGAGGACATCGGGCTGGCCAACGTGATCCTCACCAACGGCGCGCGGCTGTACGTCGACCACGCACACCCGGAGTACAGCTCACCGGAGATCACCAACCCCCGCGACGCCGTCCTGTGGGACAAGGCAGGCGAGCGCATCATGGCCGAGGCCGCCGAGCGCGCCGGCCAGCTCCCCGGCGCCCAGCCGATCCTGCTGTACAAGAACAACACCGACAACAAAGGCGCCTCGTACGGCACGCACGAGAACTACCTGATGAAGCGGGAGACCCCGTTCTCGGACATCGTGCGCCACCTGACGCCGTTCTTCGTCTCGCGGCAGGTCGTCACGGGCGCCGGTCGCGTGGGCATCGGCCAGGACGGCCACGAGCACGGCTTCCAGATCAGCCAGCGCGCGGACTACTTCGAGGTCGAGGTCGGACTGGAGACCACCCTCAAACGGCCCATCATCAACACCAGGGACGAGCCGCACTCGGACGCCGAGAAGTACCGCAGACTCCATGTGATCATCGGCGACGCGAATCTCTCGGAGATCTCCACCTATCTCAAGCTCGGGACGACATCCCTGGTCCTGTCCATGATCGAGGACGGGTTCATCAATGTCGACCTGGCCGTGGACCAGCCGGTACGCACGCTCCACCAGGTCTCGCACGACCCGTCCCTGGGACAGCTGGTCACGCTCCGTAGCGGGCGGACACTCACCGCCGTACAGCTCCAGATGGAGTACTTCGAGCTGGCGCGCAAATACGTCGAGGAACGCTACGGCGCCGACGCCGACGAGCAGACCAGGGACGTGCTCGGCCGGTGGGAGGACACGCTCAACCGGCTGGAGAGCGACCCGATGAGTCTGTCGGGCGAACTGGACTGGGTCACCAAGAAGGAGATCCTGGAGGGCTATCGCCGCCGGGACGGCCTGGAGTGGGACGCGGCGCGGCTGCATCTGGTGGATCTCCAGTACTCGGACGTACGCCCCGAGAAGGGCCTCTACAACCGTCTGGTGGCCCGCGGGAAGATGGACCGGCTCCTGGACGAACCGGACGTGGAACGGGCCGAGACAAAGCCTCCAGAGGACACCCGGGCCTATTTCCGGGGCCGCTGTCTGGAGCAGTACGCGGACGACGTGGCCGCGGCCTCCTGGGACTCGGTCATCTTCGACCTCCCGGGCCGGGACTCGCTCCAGCGGGTACCGACCCTGGAGCCGCTGCGGGGCACCCGTAACCACGTGAAAGAGCTCCTGGACCGGTGCCGCACGGCCGAAGACCTCGTCCGCGTGCTCTCGGGCGGCTGAAATGGTCCAGGTCCGGGAATCATGAAGGTGGCCCCCGGACGTTGTACGAACTGCGGGGCCGATGTCGGACCCTGCTTGTAGGGTCGGATCTTGAAGGTCACATCGAGCGGGGCAACCGAGCGGGGTGAGGGATATGGCGACCAAGGACACCGACGGCGGGCAGCAGAAGGCGACGCGCTCCACCGAGGACGTCGAGGAGACGACCGAGGACGCACAGCAGTCCGAGGACCTCAAGGAACGCCAGGAGAAGCTGTCGGACGACGTGGACTCCGTGCTGGACGAAATCGACGACGTCTTGGAAGAGAACGCCGAGGACTTCGTGAGGTCCTTCGTGCAAAAGGGCGGTGAGTAGTTAGCGGATGTCCGAGTCGACCACCGAGAAACGGTGCTCAACCTGCCGGACGATGCTTCCTGTCAGCGCATTCGCGTCCAACAAGTCTCGGCCTGATGGGCTCCAGACCAACTGTCGCGAATGCGCTGCGGGATATCACCGCCGTCGTCAGGAGGCGCGAGGCAGGACGGTGAGGGCGAAGGTGCCTGTCCCGCGTGGGTATAAGCGTTGCCCACAGTGCGGCGAGGCCAAGGCCTACTCGGAGTGGGAGCTCAACCCAACGTCGTCGGACGGCTACGCGAGCTACTGCAAGCCCTGCCGGGCCACTCGGAATCGGCAGTCCTACTTCAAGCGGAAGTACGGCATCACGATGGCGGAGCGCGACGAGATGATCTCGTCGCAGATGGGTATCTGCGTCATCTGTCTCTCCGCCCCCGCCGCGCATGTGGATCACTGCCATGAGACGGGTAGGGTCCGAGGCGTACTGTGCTTCAACTGCAATTCGGCCATTGGCAAGTTGGGGGACAATCCCGACACGCTGCGCCGTGCCACCGCATACCTGGAGGGAAACGCGTGGAAGCCAACACTCGTAGCACCGGGCGTCTACCAGCTGCCTTCCTGACGCCCGGGTCGGCCTCGTTCATGGACTTCCTGGCCGTTCACTCGCCGGAGATCCTGCCGGGCAACCGGGTGCTGCCGCCCGTCCAGGGCGCGATCGAGGCGCCGCACGGTACGACGATCGTCGCCGTCACCTTCGAAGGCGGCGTGATTCTCGCCGGTGACCGGCGGGCCACCATGGGCAACATGATCGCCCAGCGCGACATCGAGAAGGTCTTCCCGGCCGACGAGTACTCGGCCGTGGGTATCGCGGGCACGGCGGGTCTCGCCGTGGAGATGGTCAAGCTCTTCCAGCTGGAGCT
The nucleotide sequence above comes from Streptomyces sp. NBC_01716. Encoded proteins:
- the dop gene encoding depupylase/deamidase Dop, whose product is MTVRRVMGIETEYGISVPGQPNANAMLTSSQIVNAYAAAMHRARRARWDFEEENPLRDARGFDLAREAAESSQLTDEDIGLANVILTNGARLYVDHAHPEYSSPEITNPRDAVLWDKAGERIMAEAAERAGQLPGAQPILLYKNNTDNKGASYGTHENYLMKRETPFSDIVRHLTPFFVSRQVVTGAGRVGIGQDGHEHGFQISQRADYFEVEVGLETTLKRPIINTRDEPHSDAEKYRRLHVIIGDANLSEISTYLKLGTTSLVLSMIEDGFINVDLAVDQPVRTLHQVSHDPSLGQLVTLRSGRTLTAVQLQMEYFELARKYVEERYGADADEQTRDVLGRWEDTLNRLESDPMSLSGELDWVTKKEILEGYRRRDGLEWDAARLHLVDLQYSDVRPEKGLYNRLVARGKMDRLLDEPDVERAETKPPEDTRAYFRGRCLEQYADDVAAASWDSVIFDLPGRDSLQRVPTLEPLRGTRNHVKELLDRCRTAEDLVRVLSGG
- a CDS encoding ubiquitin-like protein Pup; this translates as MATKDTDGGQQKATRSTEDVEETTEDAQQSEDLKERQEKLSDDVDSVLDEIDDVLEENAEDFVRSFVQKGGE
- a CDS encoding endonuclease VII domain-containing protein; this encodes MLPVSAFASNKSRPDGLQTNCRECAAGYHRRRQEARGRTVRAKVPVPRGYKRCPQCGEAKAYSEWELNPTSSDGYASYCKPCRATRNRQSYFKRKYGITMAERDEMISSQMGICVICLSAPAAHVDHCHETGRVRGVLCFNCNSAIGKLGDNPDTLRRATAYLEGNAWKPTLVAPGVYQLPS